CAGTCTGGGGGAATGTGAGAAGTGGgcaggggaggcttcctggaggaggtgacatctaaGAGGGATTCTGAAGGCTGAGGAGTCAAGCAAAGAGAGTAGGGGTAGATGAGGGTGTTTGAGGTAGAAGAAAGCATATAAAAGACCCAGAGGCTGGCGGCAGGACAGAGCACATTCGGGGGCACTGCATGTCATTCATCATGTCTGGAATTTGGATTTGGAGGTGGTGTGGAAAAGATGGGGCTGGCAAGGTAAATGGTGTCAGTTTACGAAGGGACATTCACAGGCATGCCAGCATTCCAGGTCACTCTCCTTTTGAATGGATCCCCTCCTATTCCATGCAACTTTGAGAAGTTCTGACCTTCCCCAGTATTTCAGAGGCTTCCGAGGGCTATTGTCTACATGCTCTGGTCGTTGCCCATCAGATCTCTCCCAAAAGCTGGTCAGCATGGTGGTGGCATAAACCCACCTATGAGAGCCAGAGAGTCAGCTATAGTTGTCAACCATGAGGAAGGGGCCAGCTGTTGCTGCCCAATCCCAGAAGTCCCATGTTTTCTCCTTCCCAGTCCTGGGCATGGATCCAGGCTGAGCCTGAGCCTCTTCCATCAGGACCCCATCAGAAGTTAACTCTTCAAGCTAGTGGGTAGCACAGCTGGAATCTCGACTCAGGCTCTCTGGCAGCACAGCCTTGCTCTGGTTAAAGCTCTGAGGTTGGTTCACAGAGCCAGGGATGGGGAATTGGGGGATGCGTGGACCTCAGGTCATCTGCCAGCCCTCACCCCATCCCCTAGGTGCCCCAACCTCTCACGGAGCCCTGCCTCCCCTCTTTAGCATGACCTCTCCTAAGCCCCTCAACTGCCTCCTCACCCATAAAAGTGGCCCCTGATAGCCCTACTTGGTCCAGTAGGACCCCACCCCTTGTGGCAACGGCTCCCAGAATAGGGCTGGACCCCTGATCCCAGCTGTGGCTATCAAGTTCCTTCCTGCGGACTTTGGAATCTATGGGGGGCATGTTCAATCATGCCGGGAAACCCCACTTGCCCTGGGGCTAAACCTGTAATCTGTGGACCCTAACCCGGAAGGCAGTCCTGTTCTGCCTGCACCTGGGAGCACAGTCAGCTTGACTGCAGAGTGGGAGGAGACAGCAGACTAAGAGGACGGAGGAACGAAGAGTGAGGAAGCAGTCCCGTCTCTAGGGCTTCTTTGTTCCCTATCCCTGGCCTTCCAAGGCCAGCGAGGTCCCTTCTACTTTCCTGCTCTTGGGTTCCGTGAGATACCCCTGTATTTGTATAACAATTCTTAATTTTGGCTCAAGCCAgctcaagtgggtctcttttcCTTGCAACCAAAGAGCATCAGGTACACGGTAAGAGCTCCAAATTAAGGAACCATTTACTCCTTCATCTTCAACTTTTGAGGGTGAAATGAGGCGCTGTTAGTGATTACACTGGGATTACAGGTATAAACTGGGATAACGCAGGCAAACCAGGACATCTGGTTCCCCTACctgtaaatgaaaagaaaaacacacagacCACTTTCATCTCCTTTTGTTCTTCAGGCAATCTGGGAGGGCGTATTAGGCAGGggttgtcatttttctctctgaGACAAACTCCGTGGCAGTAAGCTGGTCCCAGGTGGCAGGGTTGGGGGATGCGGTGGGGATCGGGAGAGGGCTCAGGCCCAAGAGTGGACATGTTTTCTTTCTTGCGTGGTTGATGTGGAGGCAGAAAGCTGGTTCTGGCTGTTGAAGAAGGTCAGGGCTgtgtttcccttcctttcttcttgatAGATGAATGGGAAAAGGCCTCCTCTTTGATATGTGGATTTTCGAAGGCCAAGAGGGCTGGTGCCATTCCAGGAATATACTATTTTGTGGGCGGGACAGTGGGCAAGGACCTGAGGGAAGGAGTCAAGGGAGGCCTCAGAACAGCCCAAGTAGCCAGATGGCTGGAGGTCTCAAGAGCTCTAAGCGGCCAGGCTTGGGCCCCTGCCTGCGTCTCCAGCCATGGTACCCGCAGggctgctactgctgctgctgctgcccctgcTAGTCGGCACTCGCCTGCTGTGGGGCCAGTGGAAGCTCCGGAgcctccacctcccacctcttGTCCCCGGCTTCCTGCACCTGCTGCAGCCCAACCTCCCCATCTATCTGCTTAGCCTGGCTCAGAAACTCGGGCCCATCTACAGGCTCCGCCTCGGGCTGCAAGGTGAGAGTCCGCTCCCTCCCTCGCCctacagcggtgtggaggtggggtCCTCTCCCTGCTGACACCCTGCTTTTCCTCTCCCCCAGatgtggtggtgctgaactccAAGAGGACCATTGAGGAGGCCCTGATCAGGAAGTGGGTGGACTTTGCCGGCAGACCCCAGATACCGTCCTGTAAGGGGTGGGGGGCATTTCTTGATGGAAGAAGCAGGGGCTATGGGAGGCAGGGAAGGTCAGGCCCATGGCTTCCTTGGTCAGTTcgaccccctgcccccaacccctacTCACAGACCGGCTGGTGTCTCAGCACTGCCAGGACATCTCACTAGGGGACTACTCCCTGCTCTGGAAGGCCCACAAGAAACTCACGCGCTCAGCCCTGCTGCTGGGCGTCCGCAGCTCCATGGAGCCCCGGGTGGAGCAGCTGACCCAGGAGTTCTGTGAGGTGAGGCTCGACTCCCACAGTTGGCCCAGGTCAGCTTCACCCCTCCTGGCAGCCTCCCTATTCAGTTCATGCTCCTTCTCCTCAGCGCATGAAAGCCCAGGCTGGTGCCCCCGTGACCATCCAGAAGGAATTCTCTCTCCTCACCTGCAGCATCATCTGTTACCTCACCTTTGGAGACAAGGTCAAGGCTCTCTTGCCCTCACATAGGCTtgggcccccccccaccccagcccctccctgacaCTCTCCTGGTCCTGAACCGAAAGGATTCCCTCCTTTTCCGGCAGGAGGACACCTTAGTACATGCCTTTCACGACTGTGTCCAGGACTTGATGAAAACCTGGGACCACTGGTCCATCCAAATTTTGGACATGGTTCCCTTTCTCAGGGTGAGGAGGTGGAGCCCCGACACACCTGGTCCTGGGAgacagggtggaggtggggacgaGGCTCCCTTCCCAGCAGCTACACTCTCTTGCTGTCTGCCCCAGTTCTTCCCCAACCCCGGGCTCTGGAGGCTGAAGCAGGCCATGGAGAACAGGGACCACATTGTAGAGAAGCAGCTGAGGCAGCACAAGGTGGGAACCGTGCGTGCACCGGGCTCCTCCTCAGCTCACAGCGGTGATGCTACTGCCCCCGAGCTAGGCAGCTTCTTTGGCATCCCACCAGTTCTGGACCTGTTGCCACCCGCTGAACCCCGTCCCCAAGCCAGGCACTCAGGCTGGCTCCTCCGCCCCTCGCCAGGAGAGCATGGTGGCCGGCCGGTGGAGGGACATGACAGATTACATGTTCCAGGGGATGGGGAAGCAAAGAGTGGAAGAGGGCCCCGGACAGCTCCTTGAAGGGCACGTGCATATGTCTGTGGTGGACCTTTTCATCGGTGGCACTGAGACCACGGCAAACACCCTTTCCTGG
Above is a genomic segment from Eubalaena glacialis isolate mEubGla1 chromosome 7, mEubGla1.1.hap2.+ XY, whole genome shotgun sequence containing:
- the LOC133095134 gene encoding steroid 21-hydroxylase, which encodes MVPAGLLLLLLLPLLVGTRLLWGQWKLRSLHLPPLVPGFLHLLQPNLPIYLLSLAQKLGPIYRLRLGLQDVVVLNSKRTIEEALIRKWVDFAGRPQIPSYRLVSQHCQDISLGDYSLLWKAHKKLTRSALLLGVRSSMEPRVEQLTQEFCERMKAQAGAPVTIQKEFSLLTCSIICYLTFGDKEDTLVHAFHDCVQDLMKTWDHWSIQILDMVPFLRFFPNPGLWRLKQAMENRDHIVEKQLRQHKESMVAGRWRDMTDYMFQGMGKQRVEEGPGQLLEGHVHMSVVDLFIGGTETTANTLSWAVAFLLHHPEIQRRLQEELDRELGPGASGSRVPYKDRARLPLLNATIAEVLRLRPVVPLALPHRATRASSIFGYDIPEGTVVIPNLQGAHLDETVWERPHEFRPDRFLDPGANPSALAFGCGARVCLGEPLARLELFVVLGQLLQAFTLLSPAGALPSLQPHPYCGVNLKIQPFQVRLQPRGSGGRGVGERQ